The proteins below are encoded in one region of Brassica napus cultivar Da-Ae chromosome A6, Da-Ae, whole genome shotgun sequence:
- the LOC106433691 gene encoding SKP1-like protein 4 gives MSKKIILKSSDGESFEVDQAVALESQTIKHMVEDDCVADGIPLPNVTSAILAKVIEYCKKHVDAAAEANAGDKDIYGNTEDTELKNWDTEFAKVDQPTLFDLILAANYLNITGLLDLTCKTVADMMVGKTPEQMREHFNIKNDYTAEEEAEVRKENAWAFE, from the exons ATGTCGAAGAAGATCATCCTCAAGAGCTCCGACGGCGAATCGTTCGAGGTCGACCAGGCGGTTGCGCTCGAATCCCAGACGATCAAGCACATGGTCGAAGACGACTGCGTCGCTGACGGAATCCCCCTTCCGAACGTCACCAGCGCCATCCTCGCCAAGGTTATCGAGTACTGCAAGAAGCACGTCGATGCCGCCGCCGAGGCTAACGCCGGAGACAAGGACATCTACGGTAACACCGAGGACACTGAGCTCAAGAATTGGGATACCGAGTTCGCTAAAGTTGATCAGCCTACGCTCTTCGATCTCATCTTG GCTGCTAATTATCTGAACATCACTGGACTTCTTGACTTGACGTGCAAGACTGTGGCGGATATGATGGTAGGCAAGACCCCAGAGCAGATGCGCGAGCACTTCAACATCAAGAACGACTACACGGCTGAGGAAGAAGCAGAGGTTCGCAAGGAGAATGCTTGGGCCTTCGAGTGA
- the LOC106367024 gene encoding uncharacterized protein At1g43920, Chloroplastic-like — protein MMSSGCEDSSVNAMGIRGIPEKCECGRSTAIYTSKSKQNPGRTFFRCPTFRNDHLYKWVDEAVYEEVQDALPKVECFASDLMKIKMEIESFKTAEEELKEDVRKANSELKKLNVIMKVGFVMVFLSIVACLVLIMFDKANGLSLNSY, from the exons ATGATGAGTTCGGGTTGTGAGGATTCGTCTGTCAATGCGATGGGTATTCGTGGTATTCCAGAGAAATGCGAGTGTGGTCGAAGCACTGCGATATACACATCAAAATCGAAGCAGAATCCAGGAAGAACCTTCTTTAGATGCCCAACGTTTCGAAAT GATCACTTGTATAAATGGGTAGATGAAGCTGTCTACGAAGAGGTTCAGGATGCATTGCCAAAAGTCGAGTGCTTTGCATCGGATCtcatgaaaattaaaatggaGATCGAAAGCTTCAAAACTGCAGAGGAAGAGTTGAAAGAAGATGTTAGGAAGGCGAACAGTGAACTTAAGAAGCTGAATGTGATCATGAAAGTAGGTTTTGTGATGGTTTTCTTAAGCATTGTCGCATGTCTTGTGTTGATCATGTTTGATAAAGCAAATGGGTTGTCTTTGAATAGCTACTAG
- the LOC106433701 gene encoding uncharacterized protein LOC106433701: MIKTSPLSDVPFSHIPKSVYERTTVDWINKLPFKSHWKFVTWALDRLHLDWVSHARGEEQPNIEYQVGTLVQLAMVLRATPDSLTCLLPMLKGKPKFHGQENLPLIVWMMSQAFHDDLPAALYSWALNLLPLVVNECYSSHSIHLILQFVEMILSSNSEARAVLLNEPVRHGERLIPPCSFEMLVRLTFPAPSARVESTQRFEAIYPLLKEVALAPDITANALKRIFTFSLKLAGGQGNPALANEATAIAISVLTQNVDCFKQWVVLYKENLEASVALLNKLVDEWKYHSLKLSSSSSDTLTVKHAINSFRMKNEKAITEDVANPSLYKEADQACKLISSRLSRGIGIAPLTAMVIAGVVGAGAAHALIYLARSKKSFS, translated from the exons ATGATAAAGACATCTCCTTTGTCCGAT GTTCCATTTTCTCATATTCCTAAGTCTGTCTACGAAAGAACAACAGTGGATTGGATCAACAAACTTCCTTTTAAGTCACACTGGAAGTTCGTAACGTGGGCACTTGATCGACTTCACCTTGATTGGGTATCACATGCCAGAGGCGAAGAACAACCTAATATCGAATATCAg GTGGGGACATTGGTTCAATTAGCCATGGTGTTGCGTGCTACACCTGATTCTTTGACTTGTCTTTTGCCGATGCTGAAGGGGAAACCTAAGTTTCATGGCCAAGAAAACCTTCCGCTTATCGTTTGGATGATGTCTCAGGCCTTCCATGATGATTTACCTGCTGCCTTGTATTCATGGGCGCTTAACTTGCTCCCACTAGTCGTTAACGAGTGCTACAGCTCTCACTCAATTCATCTCATCCTCCAATTTGTTGAGAT GATTTTGTCCTCGAATTCAGAGGCTCGGGCTGTACTCCTAAACGAACCTGTTAGGCATGGAGAGCGTCTGATTCCACCTTGTTCGTTTGAGATGTTGGTGCGGCTTACATTCCCTGCTCCATCCGCTAGAGTAGAGTCAACACAGAGGTTTGAGGCTATTTATCCCTTGTTGAAGGAAGTAGCCCTTGCACCAGATATTACTGCAAACGCACTGAAACGGATATTCACTTTTTCCTTGAAATTAGCTGGTGGACAAG GAAATCCTGCTCTAGCCAATGAAGCTACAGCAATCGCCATCAGTGTTTTGACACAAAACGTTGATTGCTTTAAGCAATGGGTTGTTCTCTACAAAGAGAATCTTGAAGCTAGCGTTGCTCTTCTTAATAAGCTTGTAGACGAATGGAAGTATCATTCCCTCAAACTTTCATCATCTTCGAGTGATACTCTCACTGTCAAGCATGCTATCAACAGCTTCAGGATGAAG AACGAAAAAGCCATCACTGAAGATGTAGCCAATCCTTCTCTTTACAAAGAAGCTGACCAGGCGTGCAAACTGATCTCAAGTAGACTCTCCCGTGGCATCGGAATAGCACCCTTAACCGCTATGGTTATAGCAGGCGTTGTTGGAGCCGGAGCCGCACATGCTCTAATCTATCTTGCCAGGAGCAAAAAGTCCTTCTCTTAA
- the LOC106433728 gene encoding CO(2)-response secreted protease isoform X1 — MKGLFFFFSPFSLMFLYLLCISFTAETEAGLRNGDGVYIVYMGSASSAANAYRAQILINTMFKRRANDIVHTYKHGFTGFAARLSAEEAKVIAKKTGVVSVFPDPNYQLHTTHSWDFLKYQTAVKIDSSPPSSPEAGSYDSIIGILDTGIWPESESFNDKDMGPIPSRWKGTCMEAKDFNSSNCNRKIIGARFYKSSDDDSEYFTTRDVIGHGTHTSSTAAGSAVENASYYGVASGTAKGGSPNARIAMYKVCNPGGCAGSSILAAFEDAIADGVDVLSLSLGAPSYAHIELNTDPIAIGAFHAVEQGILVVCSAGNDGPNGGTVVNTAPWIMTVAANTIDRDLESDVVLGGSKVIKGEGIHFGNVSKSPVYPLIHGKSAKSADASESSARTCDYGSLDQEKVKGKIVLCENFDGSSYASSASDEVKSKGGIGCIFVDDRTRAVASAYGTFPTTVIDSKEAAEIFSYVNSTKDPVATILPTVTVEKFTPAPSVAYFSSRGPSSITRSILKPDITAPGVAILAAWTGKDTSISLEGKPPSQFNVISGTSMAAPHVTAVASLIKSLHPTWSPSAIRSAIMTTATQTNNDKGLITTETGATATPYDTGSGELSTTASMQPGLVYETTAVDYLNFLCYYGYNISTIKTISKSVPENFTCPEDSKLDLISTVNYPSIGISGYKGNENKTVSRTVTNVGGDGVAVYMVSVETPPGFSIQVTPEKLQFTKDGEKLTYQVTVSAGDGSLKKDVFGALTWSNAKYKVRSPIVISSETSTTN, encoded by the exons ATGAAaggtcttttcttcttcttctcacccTTCTCCTTAATGTTTCTCTATCTTCTATGCATCTCATTTACGGCAGAAACTGAAGCTGGATTGAGAAATGGTGATGGGGTTTACATCGTCTACATGGGATCGGCTTCCTCTGCCGCAAACGCTTATAGAGCTCAGATACTCATAAACACCATGTTTAAGAG GAGAGCTAATGATATCGTCCACACATATAAACACGGGTTCACTGGTTTCGCTGCTCGTTTGTCAGCTGAAGAGGCCAAAGTCATAGCCAAGAAAACTGGAGTCGTGTCGGTTTTTCCTGACCCAAACTACCAGCTTCACACAACTCATTCGTGGGATTTTCTAAAGTACCAAACAGCTGTAAAGATCGATTCTAGTCCACCTTCTTCACCAGAAGCTGGATCATACGATAGCATTATCGGTATTCTAGACACAG gaataTGGCCAGAATCAGAGAGTTTTAATGACAAAGACATGGGTCCAATTCCATCTAGGTGGAAAGGTACATGCATGGAAGCAAAGGACTTCAACTCTTCTAACTGTAACAG AAAGATAATCGGAGCAAGATTCTACAAAAGTTCTGATGATGATTCAGAATACTTCACCACAAGGGATGTGATCGGTCACGGTACTCACACCTCCTCCACTGCAGCTGGATCAGCCGTGGAGAACGCGTCCTACTATGGTGTAGCTTCAGGAACAGCTAAGGGAGGTTCACCAAACGCTAGGATCGCCATGTACAAAGTATGCAATCCTGGGGGATGCGCTGGCTCCTCTATCTTAGCTGCTTTCGAAGATGCAATAGCTGATGGAGTTGATGTTCTATCTTTGTCTCTTGGAGCTCCATCTTACGCTCACATCGAGCTGAACACTGATCCTATAGCCATTGGAGCTTTTCATGCGGTGGAGCAAGGGATCTTGGTGGTCTGCTCTGCGGGCAATGATGGTCCTAATGGTGGTACGGTTGTAAATACTGCACCTTGGATAATGACTGTTGCAGCAAACACTATTGACAGAGACTTAGAGTCTGATGTTGTGCTTGGCGGCAGTAAAGTCATCAAG GGTGAAGGAATACACTTTGGGAATGTTAGTAAGTCTCCTGTATATCCTTTGATTCATGGCAAGTCTGCGAAAAGCGCTGATGCTTCTGAAAGTTCAGCCAG GACTTGTGACTATGGTTCTCtagatcaagagaaggtgaaagGGAAGATTGTATTATGCGAGAATTTCGATGGATCATCTTATGCATCAAGTGCTAGTGATGAAGTGAAGAGCAAGGGAGGCATCGGTTGCATCTTTGTAGATGATAGAACAAGAGCAGTTGCTAGCGCTTATGGCACTTTTCCTACGACCGTAATTGACTCAAAGGAAGCAGCTGAGATCTTCTCCTATGTCAACTCTACCAA GGATCCTGTGGCAACGATTCTTCCCACTGTAACGGTTGAGAAGTTCACACCTGCTCCTTCTGTTGCTTATTTTTCTTCCAGAGGTCCTTCAAGCATCACAAGAAGCATTCTCAAG CCTGACATTACAGCACCAGGAGTGGCGATACTCGCTGCGTGGACAGGGAAGGACACAAGTATTTCACTGGAAGGCAAGCCGCCTTCTCAGTTCAACGTCATCTCAGGAACCTCCATGGCGGCTCCTCATGTCACAGCTGTTGCATCTCTGATCAAATCACTCCATCCCACATGGAGTCCATCCGCCATCAGATCAGCAATTATGACAACAG CGACTCAAACGAACAATGACAAAGGCCTTATAACAACAGAAACTGGTGCAACAGCCACGCCTTATGACACTGGATCAGGAGAGCTGAGCACAACAGCATCAATGCAACCAGGACTGGTCTACGAGACTACTGCTGTTGACTACTTGAACTTCCTCTGTTACTATGGATACAACATAAGCACAATCAAGACCATATCAAAATCTGTTCCAGAAAATTTCACTTGCCCTGAAGATTCCAAGCTAGACTTGATCTCAACCGTTAATTATCCATCAATTGGAATCTCCGGATACAAGGGGAATGAGAACAAGACGGTGAGCAGGACAGTGACTAATGTTGGTGGAGACGGTGTGGCTGTTTACATGGTCAGCGTGGAGACACCACCAGGGTTTAGTATTCAGGTGACGCCAGAGAAACTGCAGTTTACAAAAGATGGTGAGAAGTTGACATACCAGGTGACAGTCTCTGCTGGTGATGGCTCACTTAAGAAAGATGTATTTGGGGCTCTTACTTGGTCTAATGCTAAGTATAAAGTCAGAAGTCCAATTGTAATTAGTAGCGAGACTAGTACCACAAACTGA
- the LOC106433728 gene encoding CO(2)-response secreted protease isoform X2 has protein sequence MKGLFFFFSPFSLMFLYLLCISFTAETEAGLRNGDGVYIVYMGSASSAANAYRAQILINTMFKRRANDIVHTYKHGFTGFAARLSAEEAKVIAKKTGVVSVFPDPNYQLHTTHSWDFLKYQTAVKIDSSPPSSPEAGSYDSIIGILDTGIWPESESFNDKDMGPIPSRWKGTCMEAKDFNSSNCNRKIIGARFYKSSDDDSEYFTTRDVIGHGTHTSSTAAGSAVENASYYGVASGTAKGGSPNARIAMYKVCNPGGCAGSSILAAFEDAIADGVDVLSLSLGAPSYAHIELNTDPIAIGAFHAVEQGILVVCSAGNDGPNGGTVVNTAPWIMTVAANTIDRDLESDVVLGGSKVIKGEGIHFGNVSKSPVYPLIHGKSAKSADASESSARTCDYGSLDQEKVKGKIVLCENFDGSSYASSASDEVKSKGGIGCIFVDDRTRAVASAYGTFPTTVIDSKEAAEIFSYVNSTKDPVATILPTVTVEKFTPAPSVAYFSSRGPSSITRSILKEWRYSLRGQGRTQVFHWKASRLLSSTSSQEPPWRLLMSQLLHL, from the exons ATGAAaggtcttttcttcttcttctcacccTTCTCCTTAATGTTTCTCTATCTTCTATGCATCTCATTTACGGCAGAAACTGAAGCTGGATTGAGAAATGGTGATGGGGTTTACATCGTCTACATGGGATCGGCTTCCTCTGCCGCAAACGCTTATAGAGCTCAGATACTCATAAACACCATGTTTAAGAG GAGAGCTAATGATATCGTCCACACATATAAACACGGGTTCACTGGTTTCGCTGCTCGTTTGTCAGCTGAAGAGGCCAAAGTCATAGCCAAGAAAACTGGAGTCGTGTCGGTTTTTCCTGACCCAAACTACCAGCTTCACACAACTCATTCGTGGGATTTTCTAAAGTACCAAACAGCTGTAAAGATCGATTCTAGTCCACCTTCTTCACCAGAAGCTGGATCATACGATAGCATTATCGGTATTCTAGACACAG gaataTGGCCAGAATCAGAGAGTTTTAATGACAAAGACATGGGTCCAATTCCATCTAGGTGGAAAGGTACATGCATGGAAGCAAAGGACTTCAACTCTTCTAACTGTAACAG AAAGATAATCGGAGCAAGATTCTACAAAAGTTCTGATGATGATTCAGAATACTTCACCACAAGGGATGTGATCGGTCACGGTACTCACACCTCCTCCACTGCAGCTGGATCAGCCGTGGAGAACGCGTCCTACTATGGTGTAGCTTCAGGAACAGCTAAGGGAGGTTCACCAAACGCTAGGATCGCCATGTACAAAGTATGCAATCCTGGGGGATGCGCTGGCTCCTCTATCTTAGCTGCTTTCGAAGATGCAATAGCTGATGGAGTTGATGTTCTATCTTTGTCTCTTGGAGCTCCATCTTACGCTCACATCGAGCTGAACACTGATCCTATAGCCATTGGAGCTTTTCATGCGGTGGAGCAAGGGATCTTGGTGGTCTGCTCTGCGGGCAATGATGGTCCTAATGGTGGTACGGTTGTAAATACTGCACCTTGGATAATGACTGTTGCAGCAAACACTATTGACAGAGACTTAGAGTCTGATGTTGTGCTTGGCGGCAGTAAAGTCATCAAG GGTGAAGGAATACACTTTGGGAATGTTAGTAAGTCTCCTGTATATCCTTTGATTCATGGCAAGTCTGCGAAAAGCGCTGATGCTTCTGAAAGTTCAGCCAG GACTTGTGACTATGGTTCTCtagatcaagagaaggtgaaagGGAAGATTGTATTATGCGAGAATTTCGATGGATCATCTTATGCATCAAGTGCTAGTGATGAAGTGAAGAGCAAGGGAGGCATCGGTTGCATCTTTGTAGATGATAGAACAAGAGCAGTTGCTAGCGCTTATGGCACTTTTCCTACGACCGTAATTGACTCAAAGGAAGCAGCTGAGATCTTCTCCTATGTCAACTCTACCAA GGATCCTGTGGCAACGATTCTTCCCACTGTAACGGTTGAGAAGTTCACACCTGCTCCTTCTGTTGCTTATTTTTCTTCCAGAGGTCCTTCAAGCATCACAAGAAGCATTCTCAAG GAGTGGCGATACTCGCTGCGTGGACAGGGAAGGACACAAGTATTTCACTGGAAGGCAAGCCGCCTTCTCAGTTCAACGTCATCTCAGGAACCTCCATGGCGGCTCCTCATGTCACAGCTGTTGCATCTCTGA